The genomic interval AGTTTTCATGATAATCTCTATTATCTTATTATTAATAGGAGGATTAAAGCTTATTAAATTATTTAAAAATAAATCATCTTTATATTACTAAGCTAAAGATAGATTAAAGTATACCTTTTAATTTCAGGATATTATTAATATCTAAACAAAAATAAGATTAAGATAAGTATCTTAATCTTATTTTTATACCCTTAAAAACTATACTAAACTTATTTGTTTACTACACAGTTCTTCCTTAAGTTCTTTTAAATTTATAATTACATCAAATATCTTTTCTTTTTCATTATCCATAAAATCTAGGAATTCATTTTTTAATTCATAAACTAAACTTTTATTTAATTCTTTCTTTGTATTATTATACTTAGATAAATCAAATTTTAAATCATCCTCAAAAAACTCTTTTACTAGCCCATCTTCTATTTTGACCAACCTTATATTTAAAACAGAATCTTTCTCTTCAAAATAAATATTATCAAAATTATCTATCTTTAAGAAAACATTCTCATCATAAATATATTTACTCATATTAATTCTCCCCTTCTTTTGCTTAAAGCTAAACATATTATTACTAACATATAAATTAGTAAAGATGTAATCAAATTCTCTTAACTTATAATCAATTTATATACCCTATATTAAAATTTTACCAAAAATCAATGATTTTGTTAATAATTTAACATATAAATTATTCTAATATTTATTAAATTTAAATAATCTATGGATTAATATTCTCAAAATTTAATTATAAATACAAAAAAGTAGGTACTTAATTAAATACCTACTTTCTTTCAATAACCTATAATGAATTAAATTAGTATGTTTTCGAATCAATATTAAATGCATTCTTCATATCCTGTGTAGATTTATTTAATGGAGTAATTGATATTAGATCCCCTTGAACCACTATTCTAGTAATACCTTCACTTTCTCCACAGGTTACAAGAGTAACAATATTTTTACCTGGAATTTCATCTAATACATGTACTGAATCTGGTGATACTTTTTGATTGGATGTAATATCATAAACATAAATATTTTCTAAGTCAGTTAAATAAATTTTCTCACCTACTTTAACCTTTTCTAATGGAGCAAATAAAAGTTCTGGATTTTTTGTATGATGACTTGCTAATGAATAATTGCCTTTTCCCATAACTTGATTCTTAGACATAGTGCCTGCACCATAAATCAAGGCTTCATTAGACAACCCTTTAAAAATTGATAAGTTTATACCCTCACTTGGAATTGCTATTCCCCCTATAGCTGGCAACTCTTTATTTTTGTACTGCTCCATAAATACTGATTTAGAATCAATTTCTTTTACATTATCAAAGTCAAAAGAAGCAGGCATTTCCTTATTTTTTTTAATATCATTTATTTCTAAATTTTCTACAGAATACTTTCTGCTGTTTCTTTTTATAAAATAATCTTTAATTTGATCATTTAATATTAGAATTATACCTATTATAGTCATAGTCACTAATAAAATATTAATTAAGTATCTTCTAGTTTTTGATTCTTTAATCTTCAAATTTATCTCCCTCCATATAAAATTTTAAAAATTAAAATATACTCTTAAACCACTTCAAATAACTAACTATCCCCATAACAATTTCTATTTATTAGCATTATAATACCACTGATTTTTTCTTAATAAAACAATATGATTTTTAAGCTTATTATTAAATTCAAGAAAGTTATATTTAACAATACAAGTATAAACGATATTCCTTAATATTTTTTATGTTTATGTAAACAATGTTATCAAATTTAAATAATTAATTAATAATTTTTACAAATTATTATGTTAAAATTTTCTTTTCTATGTTAATATATAATTAAAAATATATAAATTTTATAAACAGATAACGATAACATTTAATTATTTATTAAAATCCTAAGTAGCTTTTTTTATTTATTAATTTTTATTCGTTATTTTTTTATTAATTTTATATTTCACTTATATAAAATTAATTACAAAAGTTGGACAAGTACTTGGCTATAAATTTTTTAAATTATATTTTTATATCTTTTAAAAATAGCATTAAATTTAATGCTATTTAGCTACTTATTTAAATAATAGATTTTTTATTATATTAAAAAGGATGTGATTATTATCAAATCAAAATTAAGAAAAATAATTTCATGTATTGTAATGCTAACATTTATTTTTATGAATTTTGGATCTCACTTTGTTTTTGCATCTGAAAATCCTAAAATATTAATTAAATTTAGTAATACTGAATCTAATACTAAGACGGAATTAAAAGGTGCAAGTTTTAAAATTGTAAAAGGTACTGACCCATCGGGTCCCCCAGTGGATGGATTAAGTTGGGTGTCAGATGGAAAGATTAAAGAGTTTAAACTTGAAGCTGGTACATATACCTTAGTGCAAGTTTCTGTGCCTAAGGGATATATAAAGGCAGATCCTATTACTTTTACTGTTTCACCTACAGGTGGACTTCAAACAAGCACAAAATATAAAGGATACACTCTACTTGATAAATATCCTAAAGAGGATGATTTTAGAGATGCTATTTATATTGAAGATATGGATAATAATGATACTAGCTCTGTTGTTTATTGTTTTAATGTTACAAAGGCTACTCCTACATTTAAAGGTTCCGTTGTAAAAGTTTTATATAATGAACAATTTGGTAGTTCTAAACTTTTTACAGAAAAAGCAATTAAGCCTAGGGTTAAAGGGGATGAATTAAAAAATTCAGTTTTAAGAGTTATATATAACGGGTATCCTAGTAACGCACTTGGCATTAAAGAAAAATACCAATTGACAGAAGGACAGTTTAGAAAGCTTACTCAAAGAGCTGTTTGGAACTTTACAGATAGTAATTTAAGCTTAGACAAATTATCTCAAAAAGAAATTGATGCTTTAAATGAATTAATAAATGCAAAGAATGCTATTCCAGATAATTTAGTCTTAAATTTATACCTTCCAGATGATACTTATTATCAAAATTTACTTGGAACAAAATTTATTACTCCAAACCTTATTAAGTTGGAAAATGAAAAACTTCCTAATACCATACCTGAAGTTAAAGAAGGTACTTTAAAAACTACTGTAGCTGCTGATGGAGTAAATGGTTCTTCTGAAAAAGAAGCTTTAGTAAGTTTTGAAAATTCTAAAGATGGTGTAGATGTTAAAGACACTATAGACTATAAAGATCTAGTAGCTAATGAAAAATATAATCTTACTGGTAAACTAATGCACGTAAAAGATGATGGTTCATTAGAAGAAGTTGCTACTAAGACTACAGAAGTAACAGCCGGTGAAAACGGAAGTGGCCAATGGGAGCTAGACTTCGGTAATCAAAAACTTCAAGTTGGCGAAAAATATGTTGTATTTGAAAATGCTGAATCTGTTGAGAACCTAATTGACACAGATAACAACTATGAGTTAGATACAAAGCAAGTTGTTAAACATGAAGATAAAAATGATAAAGCTCAAACTCTTGTAGTTGAAAAACCTATTCTTCCAGAAGTTAAAGATGGTAATTTAAAAACTACTGTAATTGCTGATGGTGTAAATGGTTCTTTTGAAAAAGAGGCTTTAGTAAGCTTTGAAGATTCTAAAGACGGTGTAGATGTTAAAGACACTATAAACTATGAAGGTTTAGTAGCTAATCAAGACTATACTTTAACAGGTACATTAATGCATGTAAAAGCTGATGGATCTTTAGAAGAAATTGCTACTAAAACAGCTAAAGTTACAGCCGGTGAAAACGGAAGTGGCCAATGGGAGTTAGACTTTGGTAATCAAAAACTTCAAGCTGGTGAAAAATACGTTGTCTTTGAAAGTGTTGAGTCTGTAGAAAACCTAATTGATACAAATAATGACTATATACTAGATACAAAACAAATTGTAAAACATGAAAACAAAGATGATAAGGCTCAAACTCTTATAGTAGAAACACCTAAATCACCAACAACTGAAGGTACTTCTAATAAAAATAATTCTAATTTAACAAAACATGATAATTATGATCAAAATAAAAAAGAATTAAAATTACCTAAAACTGGAGAAGGATTAACTAATATAGGTTTCACTATGTTAGGTATTATAATCTTATCAATAGTTTGTTTCCTTTCATTAAAACTAAAAAAAGTTAGAAAATAAACTTTAATTAAACAAAGAGCATAGTTTAAATACTATGCTCTTTTTTATTAGTAACTTCTATTTAAATATCTTAAACATAAAAATCTGCTGTGGTAACATTTAGATTTATATTCTATTAAAACTTCTTTTCATTTATTATTCAAATTACTTTTAATATCTTCTACATCCTTTTTTATAGTTGTTAATAGTTCTGTAAGTTCTTGTATTATACTTTGATAATTATCTTCTCTTTTACTATTTTCTTTTAAAACATAAAATAACAAATAAGAAAATAATATTGCAAATCCTCCTTGTGTAGCTATTAATTTAAAAATTTCACTCTCCATATAAACTCATCCTCCAATCTACTTTTAAACATTCCCTCTCTATGTACATACCACTTATTCAATTTATTATAAAATCATTTTTTTGCGCATTGTTCTAATTCAATACAAACATATGTTCGTATTAAATCTTAAAACTTTTACATAAAAATGTCAAGGAAATTATCACCTCAACACATAAATTTTAGAATTATATTTTGTAATATAAAAATAAAAGTAGAACTATAAAATTTTATAGCTCTACTTTTATTAATAAATTTATAATAGTATTGGTTTATAAGCTAATATTTTATCTGCAATTTCTTCAGCAGATAATTCAGTATAGAAAATTAAATCACTTGGATTTGGATAAATAACATTTCTTTTTAATTTAAATATTAGTTCATCAATCATAGCTTCCGACCATTCTTCCTTAGGATTTCTAATAATATTTACTAATTCTATTATTTCTTTTCTGTTAAGCTGTTCCATTTTTACTATACCTCCTTTTAATAAAATAATTAATATTCTTATACATCTATGTTACAATATTTTATAATTTATAAGAAAGGGGAGATGTTTCATGGTTAAACAAAAAGAAAAAAATTTAGAATCTAATCGCCCACTTATATTGGCAGTAATGTTTCTTATAAACTTTTTTATATTTATTTTATTTATACATAACTTTAATATATTTATTTATGCTTATATATTCATATTTAATATTTTTTCTTTAATAAATTTAATATTTATGAAAAAACTATATAGTTTCATAGACTTATATACTGCTCTTTCACTATCATCCTTTTCACTTTTTTATTTTTATCTGGTTTATACAAATTAAATGAAATTCTTTCTATAAATAAATTTATTAATTTATCTATTTTATTCATCATAATATATATTTTAATAATTATTCTATCAATAAATCATATTAAAAATTTTTATAATTCTAAGAGTTATAAAAATAAAATTTTAAAAAACTATCCTAACTATGGTTTAATAATTGTTGGTAGTTTATTAGGTTTATTTTTATCTAAATTAAATTTAAACCAAGATTTGATAATTTCTTTAGGTATGGTATTACTTAGTTGTGGTTTTGCAGTATGCTATTCCCACTTTTATAAATTTTTTATAATTCATCACATTAGAACTTATTAGAAAAAATCAAGCTTCAATTTATTTTATATGATATAAAAAGTTATTTCCTTTCAAAATTTAACCATAATAAATAAAAATGGAGTGTATCAAAATAATTTTTATTATATTTTGATACACTCCCTTAAAATTAATAATCCTTATGTCTTAATATTTAATTCTCTATGATCTTTCATTTATGTTTTTCTTAGCCCCTAAATATGTTGCTAAGAAGTATCCTCCATAAATTATAACAAAAATTATTGCTGTTATAATTATATTTGGCATTATACTAGCATTTCCAAATACCCCTACTATGGTAGAAGAAATCTTTAAACCAACTATTGAGTGTACTATAGCAAGTGATAAAGGAAGCATAAAATATACTCCTACTTGAGTGAATATAGCTTTATTTATCATCTTTTGATCCACACCTATTTCTTTTAGTAGTCTATATCTTTCTACATTATCAGTAGATTCTGTAAGCTGCTGAATAGCAAGTACAACTGCTGATGTTATTATAAATATTAAACCTAGGTAGATTCCTAAGTAAGCCATTGTTGCACCTAGGCCAGCTGCATTATCATATATTTCTTTTTTTGTTATTGAATAAACCTGACTTTCTACTAACTGATCTCTTACATTCTCTAATTCTTCCTTTGTATTAGAGTTATCCTTTAGCATCATATTAAATCTACTAGACACAGGTTTTAATCCTTCAAGAAGAGAATCCTTAACAACAAAAATTAAAATATCACCTTTCATAGTAAAATTATATAGATTAATATTTTCATACTTTTTATTTGCAGGCTCTAAGGTTTTTCCTGAAATATTTATCTTCTTTTCATTTTCTGAGCTCTTATTAACCAACTTTTTCATTTGATCAATATTTCCATTTTCTAAGCTCTCATTAACCCACTTTTTCATTTCATCAATATTTCCAACTGCTAAGTATTGATTTTCCTTTAAATTAACAGGCTCTTTCCCAAGAAGTTTTAATGTATTATTGTATCCATTTTCACCAATTACTAATATATCATTATCATTAGCCACTGGAAAATAGTTTTTCATAGCAGTCATTCCCTCTTTTGATAAGAAATTACTGTATTTAACTCCACTATCATACATAACCATGTTTGAATCTTCTTTAGCTATATTAGATATATCAATATTTTTTTCCTTCAAAAGTTTTTCTATATTTTCACCACTATTACTCCAAAAGGTAACATCAAATTTAGTTAAATCCTTTAAGTCAGCATTTATAGCTCTATTTATTCCTAACCCTCCTGAGAATGTACAAATAGCTAAAAATAACATTAAGCATATAAATGATAAGGATACAAAGGTTGTGTTTATTTTACTGCTTATTTGCTTCATAACAAACATGTTTAAATCTCTTAAATAGAACTTTTTATTTCCTTGAATCACCTTTAAAAAGAATCCTGTTAAAGAATAAAAGAATATAAATGTTCCAATACATCCTAGTAAAATTGGTAATCCAAGAGCATTAAAACTAGCAAAGGCAATTCCATCATGTATGACCTTATAATAAGCAATCCCTAAGATTCCCACACTAACTAAAAATAATATTACTGATATCCAAAGATTTTTAATAGTAGGCTTTTCATTTCTCTTTGAAGCTGTTAATAAATCTATTAATTTAATCTTTCTAACACTTATAAAGTTAAAAATTAATACAACAAGATATATTATTGAAAAACAAAGTACTGTTCTCTTAAATCCAAGTGGAGAAAACACAAATTGAAACTTTGTAAGGTCTACCTGGAACATATAGGCTGTAAGTACTGAAAGTGCTTGAGATAACATTATTCCTAGTACCACTCCTATTCCTAAAGATATAGCCCCTATAAATAGAGTTTCTAAGAATATCATTTTTGATAAGCTTCCATTTTCCATTCCAAGAGTCATATAAATTCCAAACTCTTTTTTTCTTCTTTTTATTAGATAATTATTTGCATAAACTATTAAAAATCCTAAGACAAAAGCTATAAACACAGAGAAATATCCTATTAATTGTTCTGCCATCATAAAGGCTGACTGCTTTTGCTCATTAAGTTCCATCATTACACTTTGTGACTCTATGGAGTTAAAAGTATAAAATATACATATTCCAAATATCAAGGTTAAAAAATATATTACATAATTTTTATAACTCTTTTTTATATTTTTAAAGGCTAACTTAAAATACATTATTACTGTCACCTCCAAGAAGAGTTATGACTTCAATTATTCTATTGAAAAATTCTTTTCTAGAATCAGTTCCTTTTATAAGTTCATTAAATATCTTTCCATCCTTAATAAATAAAATTCTATTTGCATAACTTGCTGTAAAAGCATCATGAGTTACCATCATAATTGTTGCATTTAAATTCTTATTTAAATCTTCTAAGCTTTCAAGAAGCATGGTAGCTGCCTTTGAATCTAAGGCTCCTGTTGGTTCATCAGCTAATACTAAAGATGGATTAGTAACTATTGCCCTTGCTGATGCCACCCTTTGCTTTTGTCCCCCTGACATTTCATAAGGATATTTATTAAGCTCATTACTTATATTTAAAGCTTCTGCAACACTTCTTACTCTTTTATCTATTTCCTTATTATTCACTCTTTGAATTGTAAGAGCTAAGGCTATATTTTCGTAAGCTGTTAAGGTATCTAAAAGATTAAAATCCTGAAATATAAATCCTATTTTTTCTCTTCTAAACTTAGCTAACTTTTTTGAACTAAAGCTTGTAACCTCCTCTCCTTCTAAATATATATGACCACTAGTTACCTTATCTATAGTTGATATACAGTTTAAAAGTGTTGTTTTACCACTTCCTGAAGCACCCATTATTCCAACAAACTCACCTTCTGAAACAGTAAAACTAATATCATTAATGGCCTTTGTAACATTTCCTTTTTTACCATAATACTTTTCTATATTACTTACCTTTAAAACCTCTTTACCCATTAGACTACACTCCTTATCCTTACTTATATTATCTAAAAAACTCTAGCTTAAATCATATTAAAACTTTCCATTTAAGCACTTCTTTCTATACTTTAATTCTATTTCATATAAAATCTTCAATCCATAGAACTATATAACACTAAACTAACAAAAGTGTCACATTGTGATTTTTAAAATATTCTTATGTAAAGATTAGAATAACCTGGAAAACAATTAGATTGAACCTAAGTCTTTAAGCCTATTTTTATCCAGCTTCTAAAAGTGCTAGATTCACTTTATTATCTTAACTTTGCTATTATCACTTTAGTTTCCATTAAATAATAAACCTAGTCCATACAAACAGTTCTAAAACCTTTTTATAAAAAATTTAGCTAACCTATTAAAATATATTATAATGGTATATAAAAAGGTGGATTCATCAATTGAATCCACCTTTTTTTCACTACTATTATCAAAATTTATTTTAATACCTCTCCTTAATTTTCATATGAATATTTATTTTAAAATATATTTATATAAAAATCATGAACTAAATTAATCGCATTAATTATTTTTCATAATTTTTATAAAGATATATATACGATCCAATAAGAATTATAACTAAAAAAGCATTAAAAAAGGTATTAATATAATAAAAATTTATATTCTTTAAAAATTCAATATTTAACATAATGGCTTCTATTAAATTAAGTAAACATCTAATAAAAAAACATACTATAACTACAACCCAAAATTTTTTACCCATCTATTCTCCCCCTCACTATTTAAATCATCATAAGAATAAATCTAGTATTACCTATTCAAAAATCATCATCCTGTTTATTGGAAAGATAATTGAAACTCTTGTGAACTTACCTTCTTCTGAAATCAATGTTATATCTAACCCAAGTTTCTTACAAAGCT from Clostridium perfringens carries:
- a CDS encoding bacteriocin immunity protein, giving the protein MEQLNRKEIIELVNIIRNPKEEWSEAMIDELIFKLKRNVIYPNPSDLIFYTELSAEEIADKILAYKPILL
- a CDS encoding ABC transporter permease — encoded protein: MYFKLAFKNIKKSYKNYVIYFLTLIFGICIFYTFNSIESQSVMMELNEQKQSAFMMAEQLIGYFSVFIAFVLGFLIVYANNYLIKRRKKEFGIYMTLGMENGSLSKMIFLETLFIGAISLGIGVVLGIMLSQALSVLTAYMFQVDLTKFQFVFSPLGFKRTVLCFSIIYLVVLIFNFISVRKIKLIDLLTASKRNEKPTIKNLWISVILFLVSVGILGIAYYKVIHDGIAFASFNALGLPILLGCIGTFIFFYSLTGFFLKVIQGNKKFYLRDLNMFVMKQISSKINTTFVSLSFICLMLFLAICTFSGGLGINRAINADLKDLTKFDVTFWSNSGENIEKLLKEKNIDISNIAKEDSNMVMYDSGVKYSNFLSKEGMTAMKNYFPVANDNDILVIGENGYNNTLKLLGKEPVNLKENQYLAVGNIDEMKKWVNESLENGNIDQMKKLVNKSSENEKKINISGKTLEPANKKYENINLYNFTMKGDILIFVVKDSLLEGLKPVSSRFNMMLKDNSNTKEELENVRDQLVESQVYSITKKEIYDNAAGLGATMAYLGIYLGLIFIITSAVVLAIQQLTESTDNVERYRLLKEIGVDQKMINKAIFTQVGVYFMLPLSLAIVHSIVGLKISSTIVGVFGNASIMPNIIITAIIFVIIYGGYFLATYLGAKKNINERS
- a CDS encoding class A sortase → MKIKESKTRRYLINILLVTMTIIGIILILNDQIKDYFIKRNSRKYSVENLEINDIKKNKEMPASFDFDNVKEIDSKSVFMEQYKNKELPAIGGIAIPSEGINLSIFKGLSNEALIYGAGTMSKNQVMGKGNYSLASHHTKNPELLFAPLEKVKVGEKIYLTDLENIYVYDITSNQKVSPDSVHVLDEIPGKNIVTLVTCGESEGITRIVVQGDLISITPLNKSTQDMKNAFNIDSKTY
- a CDS encoding BhlA/UviB family holin-like peptide: MESEIFKLIATQGGFAILFSYLLFYVLKENSKREDNYQSIIQELTELLTTIKKDVEDIKSNLNNK
- a CDS encoding VaFE repeat-containing surface-anchored protein produces the protein MNFGSHFVFASENPKILIKFSNTESNTKTELKGASFKIVKGTDPSGPPVDGLSWVSDGKIKEFKLEAGTYTLVQVSVPKGYIKADPITFTVSPTGGLQTSTKYKGYTLLDKYPKEDDFRDAIYIEDMDNNDTSSVVYCFNVTKATPTFKGSVVKVLYNEQFGSSKLFTEKAIKPRVKGDELKNSVLRVIYNGYPSNALGIKEKYQLTEGQFRKLTQRAVWNFTDSNLSLDKLSQKEIDALNELINAKNAIPDNLVLNLYLPDDTYYQNLLGTKFITPNLIKLENEKLPNTIPEVKEGTLKTTVAADGVNGSSEKEALVSFENSKDGVDVKDTIDYKDLVANEKYNLTGKLMHVKDDGSLEEVATKTTEVTAGENGSGQWELDFGNQKLQVGEKYVVFENAESVENLIDTDNNYELDTKQVVKHEDKNDKAQTLVVEKPILPEVKDGNLKTTVIADGVNGSFEKEALVSFEDSKDGVDVKDTINYEGLVANQDYTLTGTLMHVKADGSLEEIATKTAKVTAGENGSGQWELDFGNQKLQAGEKYVVFESVESVENLIDTNNDYILDTKQIVKHENKDDKAQTLIVETPKSPTTEGTSNKNNSNLTKHDNYDQNKKELKLPKTGEGLTNIGFTMLGIIILSIVCFLSLKLKKVRK
- a CDS encoding ABC transporter ATP-binding protein → MGKEVLKVSNIEKYYGKKGNVTKAINDISFTVSEGEFVGIMGASGSGKTTLLNCISTIDKVTSGHIYLEGEEVTSFSSKKLAKFRREKIGFIFQDFNLLDTLTAYENIALALTIQRVNNKEIDKRVRSVAEALNISNELNKYPYEMSGGQKQRVASARAIVTNPSLVLADEPTGALDSKAATMLLESLEDLNKNLNATIMMVTHDAFTASYANRILFIKDGKIFNELIKGTDSRKEFFNRIIEVITLLGGDSNNVF